The Lycium ferocissimum isolate CSIRO_LF1 chromosome 10, AGI_CSIRO_Lferr_CH_V1, whole genome shotgun sequence genome window below encodes:
- the LOC132034390 gene encoding hydroxyproline O-arabinosyltransferase 1-like isoform X2: MGWGKIFFTVVITFSAALITYNILISANASFKQEFPGPSRKTATFLTQDPIIKMPLDRSENKKKRLFHTAVTSSDSVYNTWQSRIMYYWFKKYKDEANSEMGGFTRILHSGKADKYMDEIPTFVAQPLPSGMDQGYIVLNRPWAFVQWLQQAEIEEDYILMAEPDHVIVKPIPNLSKDGFGAAFPFFYIEPQKYESVLRKFFPEEKGSITDIDPIGNSPVIVGKEALKKIAPTWMNVSLAMKKDPGADKAFGWVLEMYAYAVSSALHNVGNVLHKEFMIQVTLVKMVNEATANLPNWGS, translated from the exons ATGGGTTGGGGGAAAATTTTCTTCACAGTGGTGATTACATTTTCAGCAGCATTGATCACATACAACATCCTCATCTCAGCAAATGCTTCTTTCAAGCAAGAATTCCCTGGCCCTTCTAGAAAAACTGCTACTTTTCTTACTCAAGACCCAATAATCAAGATGCCATTAGACAGAtcagaaaacaagaagaagaggTTGTTCCATACAGCAGTGACATCATCTGATTCAGTATACAACACGTGGCAGAGTAGGATTATGTATTACTGGTTCAAGAAGTATAAAGATGAGGCTAATTCAGAGATGGGTGGGTTTACAAGGATCTTGCATTCTGGAAAGGCAGATAAGTACATGGATGAAATCCCTACTTTTGTTGCTCAGCCACTTCCCTCTGGAATGGATCAG GGTTATATTGTCCTCAATAGACCATGGGCTTTTGTTCAGTGGCTTCAACAAGCAGAAATTGAAGAAGA CTACATATTGATGGCAGAGCCAGATCATGTTATTGTCAAGCCCATCCCGAACCTATCTAAGGATGGCTTTGGAGCGGCATTCCCTTTCTTTTacatagaaccccaaaaatatGAGTCTGTACTGAGAAAGTTCTTCCCTGAAGAAAAGGGATCTATAACAGACATTGATCCCATAGGAAATTCCCCTGTCATTGTTGGGAAG GAAGCTTTAAAGAAGATAGCTCCGACATGGATGAATGTTTCTTTGGCGATGAAAAAGGATCCCGGAGCAGACAAAGCGTTTGGTTGGGTGCTTGAGAT GTATGCCTATGCAGTTTCATCTGCTTTGCATAATGTGGGTAACGTATTGCACAAGGAATTCATGATTCAG GTTACTCTGGTAAAAATGGTGAACGAAGCCACCGCTAACCTTCCAAACTGGGGTTCTTAG
- the LOC132034390 gene encoding hydroxyproline O-arabinosyltransferase 1-like isoform X1 — MGWGKIFFTVVITFSAALITYNILISANASFKQEFPGPSRKTATFLTQDPIIKMPLDRSENKKKRLFHTAVTSSDSVYNTWQSRIMYYWFKKYKDEANSEMGGFTRILHSGKADKYMDEIPTFVAQPLPSGMDQGYIVLNRPWAFVQWLQQAEIEEDYILMAEPDHVIVKPIPNLSKDGFGAAFPFFYIEPQKYESVLRKFFPEEKGSITDIDPIGNSPVIVGKEALKKIAPTWMNVSLAMKKDPGADKAFGWVLEMYAYAVSSALHNVGNVLHKEFMIQPPWDTQIGKAFIIHYTYGCDYDMKGKMTYGKIGEWRFDKRSYSDKWPPKNLSLPPPGVPESVVTLVKMVNEATANLPNWGS, encoded by the exons ATGGGTTGGGGGAAAATTTTCTTCACAGTGGTGATTACATTTTCAGCAGCATTGATCACATACAACATCCTCATCTCAGCAAATGCTTCTTTCAAGCAAGAATTCCCTGGCCCTTCTAGAAAAACTGCTACTTTTCTTACTCAAGACCCAATAATCAAGATGCCATTAGACAGAtcagaaaacaagaagaagaggTTGTTCCATACAGCAGTGACATCATCTGATTCAGTATACAACACGTGGCAGAGTAGGATTATGTATTACTGGTTCAAGAAGTATAAAGATGAGGCTAATTCAGAGATGGGTGGGTTTACAAGGATCTTGCATTCTGGAAAGGCAGATAAGTACATGGATGAAATCCCTACTTTTGTTGCTCAGCCACTTCCCTCTGGAATGGATCAG GGTTATATTGTCCTCAATAGACCATGGGCTTTTGTTCAGTGGCTTCAACAAGCAGAAATTGAAGAAGA CTACATATTGATGGCAGAGCCAGATCATGTTATTGTCAAGCCCATCCCGAACCTATCTAAGGATGGCTTTGGAGCGGCATTCCCTTTCTTTTacatagaaccccaaaaatatGAGTCTGTACTGAGAAAGTTCTTCCCTGAAGAAAAGGGATCTATAACAGACATTGATCCCATAGGAAATTCCCCTGTCATTGTTGGGAAG GAAGCTTTAAAGAAGATAGCTCCGACATGGATGAATGTTTCTTTGGCGATGAAAAAGGATCCCGGAGCAGACAAAGCGTTTGGTTGGGTGCTTGAGAT GTATGCCTATGCAGTTTCATCTGCTTTGCATAATGTGGGTAACGTATTGCACAAGGAATTCATGATTCAG cCACCTTGGGATACACAAATCGGCAAGGCGTTCATAATTCATTACACATATGGATGTGACTATGATATGAAAGGAAAGATGACCTACGGAAAAATTGGAGAGTGGAGATTCGACAAAAGGTCATATTCTGATAAATGGCCTCCGAAGAACCTTTCTCTGCCTCCACCTGGTGTTCCAGAGAGCGTG GTTACTCTGGTAAAAATGGTGAACGAAGCCACCGCTAACCTTCCAAACTGGGGTTCTTAG
- the LOC132032441 gene encoding uncharacterized protein LOC132032441, whose product MGGGSNWQNKNSQGSNNQGGNKKPVVATFNTNRKKKWLTLAELDEKRANGLCYFCDEMFVPGHNCKAKRHLFSIELEEGGVVALDDVKLDEILLDEEETVIDPVENCAISLQALNGTNGYRTLRVRGFTEKETS is encoded by the coding sequence ATGGGAGGTGGATCAAATTGGCAAAACAAAAACAGTCAAGGAAGTAATAATCAAGGGGGTAACAAGAAGCCAGTTGTAGCCACTTTTAATACTAATAGGAAGAAAAAGTGGTTGACCCTTGCCGAGCTGGATGAAAAGAGAGCAAATGGACTATGTTACTTCTGTGATGAGATGTTTGTACCAGGGCACAATTGTAAGGCTAAAAGGCACTTATTCTCAATAGAACTGGAGGAAGGTGGAGTGGTTGCTTTAGATGATGTGAAACTTGATGAGATTTTGCTAGACGAAGAGGAAACAGTTATAGATCCTGTTGAGAATTGTGCTATCTCATTACAGGCTCTTAATGGAACCAATGGATATAGGACTCTGAGAGTGAGGGGCTTCACTGAAAAAGAAACCTCTTAA